One Amycolatopsis sp. NBC_00355 genomic window carries:
- a CDS encoding ABC transporter permease, producing the protein MTGPTQRTTSDASADARAASEAEALEAEQGLAERVQAGRGRADWTPLPRRAAPKPASPLFSPRTPISASTRWTLAVLSFAIPFLAWVVLSVSGAVDSTFLPSPVAVFRAGFDMASTGELFDDLWATTQRVLEGFGLAVLVSVPLGILMGGFTAGQAFFEPLIGLLRYLPASAFIPLLIIWLGIGEPSKIAMLFIGTVFFNTLMTADVVRAVPNALLDVSYTLGARRGEVLRKIVVPHSLPGMIDAIRINAAAAWNFVVVAELINSQAGLGFRIVRAQRFLQTDTIFAVLIVIGVAGLTIDVVLRLVRTQVGKWAA; encoded by the coding sequence GTGACCGGTCCCACCCAGCGCACCACCTCCGATGCCTCGGCCGACGCACGCGCGGCCTCGGAGGCCGAGGCGCTGGAGGCCGAGCAGGGGCTCGCCGAGCGTGTCCAGGCGGGCCGGGGCCGGGCGGACTGGACGCCGTTGCCGCGCCGGGCCGCGCCGAAGCCCGCGTCCCCGCTCTTCTCCCCGCGCACGCCGATTTCGGCGTCCACGCGGTGGACGCTGGCGGTGCTGTCGTTCGCGATCCCATTCCTCGCCTGGGTTGTGCTCAGTGTGAGCGGCGCCGTCGACTCGACGTTCCTGCCGTCCCCGGTCGCGGTGTTCCGCGCCGGGTTCGACATGGCGAGCACCGGCGAGCTGTTCGACGACCTGTGGGCGACCACGCAGCGGGTGCTCGAAGGCTTCGGCCTCGCGGTGCTCGTGTCGGTGCCGCTCGGCATCCTCATGGGCGGTTTCACCGCGGGGCAGGCGTTCTTCGAGCCGCTGATCGGGCTGCTGCGCTACCTCCCGGCGAGCGCGTTCATCCCGCTGCTGATCATCTGGCTCGGCATCGGCGAGCCGTCGAAGATCGCCATGCTCTTCATCGGGACGGTCTTCTTCAACACCCTGATGACCGCGGACGTCGTGCGCGCGGTGCCGAACGCGCTCCTCGACGTCTCCTACACCCTCGGCGCGCGCCGGGGCGAGGTGCTGCGCAAGATCGTCGTGCCGCACTCGCTGCCGGGCATGATCGACGCGATCCGGATCAACGCCGCCGCGGCGTGGAACTTCGTGGTCGTGGCCGAACTGATCAACTCCCAGGCCGGCCTGGGTTTCCGGATCGTGCGTGCGCAACGGTTCCTGCAGACGGACACGATCTTCGCGGTGCTCATCGTGATCGGCGTCGCCGGGCTGACCATCGACGTCGTGCTGCGCCTGGTGCGCACCCAGGTCGGGAAGTGGGCGGCATGA
- a CDS encoding sensor histidine kinase, producing MRHGRSTAERASGGGFLARLGIRGKLNLLLLPPLAAVVLVSVPFVLTQANSATAASQSATVARHTQQLGGLVWQLQRERLLTGAFVATPSMSPDEMTTQHRVVDTAVEDVRSSLGTDAPDELSAALTRIGSLNELRQNAERRGVALDSVARTYHAVIGAVIDSLRLVPQLTSDAEGTRELTALEALLRANEENSLRGMALIVTAVAPDAGKSILDDATQQAPIFTDRFVQQADDASDSEQAALVVNVEQSEAGRRIEDLAAQIDNPRDAAATGKYVTDVLSAAETQAGQRKLVQEKVTGEIADAATGRADSATRLAWTVGLGAGGLFLLVAFLAVAVSRSIARPLRRLTTAATSVADLAGTELVRVTDTEEAEEQVPRLATIDVSSDDELGKLAAAFNRVQTTAAELVERQALTRRNTSLMFANVAKRTQNLVGRQLALIDEVERNEQDTRLLASLYRLDHLSTRLRRNADNLLVVSGTRDETRIAGPIELSTALRSALAEIEDYQRVKLGVVAEILLSSTLGADLVLVFAELLENATSFSPPGSTVEVDTMFLADGSCLVSIVDHGIGMTEEKISAENNRLVERERLELAPTSVLGLFVVGRLARRHELGVELLATPTTGGVTARLTIPPPLFSYRTGLLPKAEPAPAIPAPAAPPVAKPKPRHAAPAPARRKSSTLDMFRPVEPERQKELPSPAIPALLGAGHANGFGWFNQPAPVWPDGEPAVAAPAVATPAAEEEPGAESRGGLRRRVRGAQLPSPGTTAAEAGDTKPRHDPEATKAAMDGFQEAFAKAAEFAKGVEGGAAVTAPPTVVTAPVSANPAPPTVVTAPVSANPAPPTVVTSPVPATPALPVRVPGPDRIALSAAVAPPPVTAPISRDGLTRRVPGAQLAPGLRKQEAAGRPAARPVVNRTKRDPAAERAAFDSFAAGLAKADVLTADTPPPGVVAGRVMEREEESRK from the coding sequence ATGAGGCACGGCAGGTCGACCGCGGAACGGGCGAGCGGCGGGGGTTTCCTCGCGCGGCTCGGCATTCGCGGCAAGCTGAACCTGCTGCTCCTGCCGCCGTTGGCCGCGGTGGTCCTGGTTTCGGTGCCGTTCGTGCTGACGCAGGCGAACAGCGCGACGGCGGCGTCCCAGTCGGCGACCGTGGCGCGGCACACCCAGCAGCTGGGTGGCCTGGTCTGGCAGCTGCAGCGGGAACGGCTGCTGACCGGCGCGTTCGTCGCTACGCCGTCGATGTCGCCGGACGAGATGACGACGCAGCACCGGGTGGTCGACACCGCCGTCGAGGACGTGCGGTCCTCGCTCGGCACCGACGCACCCGACGAGCTGTCGGCGGCGCTGACCCGGATCGGCTCGCTGAACGAGCTGCGGCAGAACGCCGAACGGCGCGGGGTCGCGCTCGACAGCGTGGCCCGCACCTACCACGCCGTGATCGGCGCGGTCATCGACTCGCTGCGGCTGGTGCCGCAGCTGACCAGTGACGCCGAGGGCACCCGGGAGCTGACCGCCCTCGAAGCGCTGCTGCGCGCGAACGAGGAGAACTCGTTGCGCGGCATGGCGTTGATCGTGACGGCGGTCGCGCCCGACGCCGGCAAGTCCATCCTGGACGACGCCACCCAGCAGGCGCCGATCTTCACCGACCGGTTCGTCCAGCAGGCCGACGACGCGTCCGACAGCGAGCAGGCCGCGCTGGTCGTCAACGTCGAGCAGAGCGAGGCCGGCCGGCGCATCGAGGACCTCGCCGCCCAGATCGACAACCCGCGTGACGCGGCCGCCACCGGCAAGTACGTCACCGACGTCCTCAGTGCGGCGGAAACCCAGGCGGGACAACGCAAGCTCGTACAGGAGAAGGTCACCGGCGAGATCGCCGACGCGGCGACCGGGCGTGCCGACTCGGCGACGCGGCTGGCCTGGACGGTCGGCCTCGGCGCGGGCGGGCTGTTCCTGCTGGTCGCGTTCCTCGCCGTCGCGGTGTCCCGCTCGATCGCCCGGCCGCTGCGGCGGCTGACCACCGCGGCGACGTCGGTCGCCGACCTGGCCGGCACCGAGCTCGTCCGCGTGACCGACACGGAGGAGGCCGAGGAGCAGGTCCCGCGGCTGGCCACGATCGACGTCTCCTCCGACGACGAGCTGGGCAAGCTCGCCGCCGCGTTCAACCGGGTCCAGACGACCGCCGCCGAGCTGGTCGAACGGCAGGCGCTCACCCGGCGCAACACCAGCCTGATGTTCGCGAACGTCGCGAAACGCACGCAGAACCTCGTCGGCCGCCAGCTCGCGCTGATCGACGAGGTCGAGCGCAACGAGCAGGACACCCGCCTGCTGGCCAGCCTCTACCGGCTCGACCACCTCTCCACCCGCCTGCGCCGCAACGCCGACAACCTGCTCGTGGTGTCCGGCACCCGCGACGAGACCCGCATCGCCGGCCCGATCGAGCTGTCGACGGCCCTGCGCTCGGCGCTCGCCGAGATCGAGGACTACCAGCGCGTCAAGCTCGGTGTCGTCGCGGAGATCCTGCTGTCCTCGACGCTCGGTGCCGACCTGGTGCTGGTGTTCGCCGAGCTGCTGGAGAACGCGACGTCGTTCTCGCCGCCGGGTTCGACGGTCGAGGTGGACACGATGTTCCTCGCCGACGGCTCGTGCCTGGTGAGCATCGTCGACCACGGCATCGGCATGACCGAGGAGAAGATCTCCGCGGAGAACAACCGGCTCGTCGAGCGTGAACGCCTGGAGCTCGCGCCGACCAGCGTGCTCGGCCTGTTCGTGGTCGGCCGCCTCGCGCGGCGCCACGAACTGGGCGTCGAACTGCTCGCGACGCCGACGACCGGCGGCGTGACCGCGCGGCTGACGATCCCGCCGCCGCTGTTCAGCTACCGCACCGGACTGCTCCCGAAGGCCGAACCCGCGCCGGCGATCCCGGCGCCGGCGGCACCCCCGGTGGCCAAGCCGAAACCGCGGCACGCCGCCCCGGCGCCGGCCCGGCGCAAGTCGTCCACTTTGGACATGTTCCGGCCCGTCGAGCCGGAGCGCCAGAAGGAACTGCCGTCGCCGGCGATCCCGGCGCTGCTCGGTGCCGGGCACGCCAACGGGTTCGGCTGGTTCAACCAGCCGGCCCCGGTGTGGCCGGACGGCGAACCCGCCGTCGCCGCCCCCGCCGTCGCCACGCCGGCCGCCGAAGAAGAACCCGGGGCCGAGTCCCGTGGCGGCCTGCGCCGGCGCGTCCGCGGCGCGCAGCTGCCCAGCCCGGGCACGACCGCCGCGGAGGCCGGCGACACCAAGCCGCGGCACGACCCGGAGGCGACCAAGGCCGCGATGGACGGCTTCCAGGAGGCGTTCGCCAAAGCCGCCGAGTTCGCCAAGGGCGTCGAGGGCGGCGCCGCGGTCACCGCGCCGCCGACGGTCGTCACCGCGCCTGTGTCGGCGAACCCGGCGCCGCCGACGGTCGTCACCGCGCCTGTGTCGGCGAACCCGGCGCCGCCGACCGTCGTCACGTCGCCGGTGCCGGCGACCCCGGCCCTTCCGGTGCGCGTCCCCGGACCCGACCGGATCGCGCTCTCGGCCGCCGTCGCCCCGCCGCCGGTCACCGCCCCGATCTCGCGGGACGGCCTGACCCGGCGGGTGCCCGGCGCCCAGCTCGCCCCGGGCCTGCGCAAGCAGGAAGCCGCGGGCCGGCCGGCCGCCCGGCCCGTCGTCAACCGCACCAAGCGGGACCCGGCGGCCGAGCGTGCGGCGTTCGACTCGTTCGCCGCCGGCCTGGCCAAGGCGGACGTGCTTACGGCAGACACCCCGCCGCCAGGTGTGGTCGCCGGTCGTGTGATGGAACGAGAAGAAGAGAGCAGGAAATGA
- a CDS encoding roadblock/LC7 domain-containing protein, giving the protein MSIPAAGVSVEAQNFNWLVSRFAQHTAGAIAAIAVSADGLLIAVSSELERSNADRLAAISSAMLGLAHGVSDSHPLGAPDKVIIELEHGYLLVCTISIGCSLGVLANKQASLGTIAYEMAMFANRATEVLTPGLIEELKNSVGS; this is encoded by the coding sequence ATGAGCATCCCCGCAGCAGGTGTCAGCGTCGAAGCCCAGAACTTCAACTGGCTGGTGAGCCGCTTCGCGCAGCACACCGCGGGCGCGATCGCCGCCATCGCGGTCTCGGCCGACGGCTTGCTGATCGCGGTGTCCTCGGAGCTCGAGCGCTCCAACGCCGACCGCCTGGCCGCGATCTCGTCCGCCATGCTCGGCCTCGCCCACGGTGTCTCCGACAGCCACCCGCTCGGCGCGCCCGACAAGGTGATCATCGAGCTGGAGCACGGTTACCTGCTGGTCTGCACCATCAGCATCGGCTGCTCGCTCGGCGTCCTCGCCAACAAGCAGGCCAGCCTCGGCACGATCGCCTACGAGATGGCGATGTTCGCCAACCGCGCCACCGAGGTCCTCACGCCCGGGCTCATCGAGGAGCTGAAGAACAGCGTCGGTTCGTGA
- a CDS encoding ABC transporter ATP-binding protein: protein MTLELRNVAKDYTVRGRVTRALDGVDLEVLRGEFVCVVGASGSGKSTLLSLVAGLIGPTEGEIVLDGVPVTGPGPDRGLVFQSGALYPWRSVEKNVAFGLELLPIDAAERAERVDWYLAETGLDAVRRSLPKQLSGGQKQRVAIARALACEPEVLLLDEPFGALDVQTKEDMQVLIRRIWADTGTTVLMVTHDVEEAVFLGGRVVVLASDPGRIAADVEVALPAERDLAVKREPQFLALRARIEDLVREQHRGHVSRVAAAE from the coding sequence ATGACGCTCGAACTGCGGAACGTCGCCAAGGACTACACCGTGCGCGGCCGGGTGACGCGCGCCCTCGACGGCGTCGACCTCGAAGTGCTGCGCGGCGAGTTCGTCTGCGTCGTCGGCGCGAGCGGCTCGGGCAAGTCGACGCTGTTGTCGCTGGTGGCCGGGCTCATCGGGCCGACCGAGGGCGAGATCGTGCTCGACGGCGTCCCGGTGACGGGCCCCGGCCCCGACCGCGGGCTGGTGTTCCAGTCGGGTGCCCTGTACCCGTGGCGCAGCGTCGAGAAGAACGTCGCGTTCGGCCTCGAACTGCTCCCGATCGACGCGGCCGAGCGTGCCGAGCGCGTCGACTGGTACCTCGCCGAAACCGGGCTCGACGCGGTGCGCCGCTCGCTGCCGAAGCAGCTTTCGGGCGGCCAGAAGCAGCGCGTCGCGATCGCGCGGGCCCTGGCGTGCGAGCCGGAAGTGCTGCTGCTGGACGAACCCTTCGGGGCCTTGGACGTCCAGACCAAAGAGGACATGCAGGTGCTGATCCGCCGGATCTGGGCCGACACCGGCACCACGGTGCTGATGGTCACCCACGACGTCGAGGAAGCGGTCTTCCTGGGCGGCCGGGTCGTGGTGCTCGCCTCCGACCCGGGGCGGATCGCCGCTGACGTCGAGGTGGCGCTGCCGGCGGAACGGGACCTGGCGGTGAAGCGGGAGCCGCAGTTCCTCGCGCTGCGCGCCCGGATCGAGGACCTGGTCCGGGAGCAGCACCGCGGCCACGTCAGCCGGGTGGCCGCGGCCGAGTGA
- a CDS encoding spermidine synthase: MSRTGKPAPIPGQYPVRFGTAELQRFADRGNAWLLSVGGVAQSYVDLDDPSHLEFDYVRRFGDVVDLLPPGPVEALHIGGAACTLPRYVAAKRPGSRQLVFDADAELVDLVRSQLGLKVPGLRVRITDGREGLATRRENTADLVVVDAFEQATLAGGLATLESVRAIAEILRPTGTYLANITDGAGLPFARRFLATLREVFPQIALLADPGVLRGRRFGNLVFAASATGVPTAALASRTASAAFPARCVEGPELAKLAGKAKPITDEDKPPPPNPPKDILGVF, from the coding sequence GTGAGTCGAACAGGCAAGCCGGCACCGATTCCGGGCCAGTACCCGGTGAGGTTCGGGACGGCGGAACTCCAGCGCTTCGCCGACCGCGGCAACGCGTGGCTGCTGTCGGTGGGCGGGGTCGCCCAGTCGTACGTCGACCTCGACGACCCGAGCCACCTGGAGTTCGACTACGTCCGCCGCTTCGGCGACGTCGTCGACCTCCTCCCACCAGGCCCGGTGGAGGCACTCCACATCGGCGGCGCGGCCTGCACCCTCCCGCGCTACGTGGCGGCCAAGCGCCCGGGCTCCCGCCAGCTGGTCTTCGACGCCGACGCCGAGCTGGTGGACCTGGTCCGCAGCCAGCTGGGCCTGAAGGTTCCAGGCCTGCGAGTCCGTATCACGGACGGCCGCGAGGGCCTAGCGACCCGCCGCGAGAACACCGCGGACCTGGTGGTGGTGGACGCGTTCGAGCAAGCAACCCTGGCCGGCGGCCTGGCCACCCTGGAGTCGGTGCGGGCGATAGCGGAAATCCTCCGCCCCACGGGCACCTACCTGGCGAACATCACGGACGGCGCGGGCCTCCCGTTCGCCCGCCGCTTCCTGGCCACGCTGCGAGAGGTGTTCCCGCAGATAGCCCTGCTGGCCGACCCAGGAGTACTCCGGGGACGCCGGTTCGGAAACCTGGTGTTCGCAGCTTCAGCAACAGGCGTCCCCACAGCAGCACTGGCCTCCCGAACAGCCTCAGCGGCCTTCCCGGCAAGGTGCGTAGAGGGCCCCGAGCTGGCCAAACTGGCCGGAAAAGCCAAGCCGATCACAGACGAGGACAAACCCCCACCCCCAAACCCCCCCAAAGACATCCTGGGCGTGTTCTGA
- a CDS encoding DUF742 domain-containing protein produces MAEDPDTSLLRPYLMTSGRAQPVDQSLEIEAQVMTSRLGAASHPKLTFERQEIVSLCRSTMSVAEVAAMLGLHIGVARVLVADLAELGYVVVRRPGNHNSHDLGMIERVIRGLEAIH; encoded by the coding sequence ATGGCCGAAGACCCCGACACCTCGCTGCTGCGGCCGTACCTGATGACCTCGGGGCGGGCGCAGCCGGTCGACCAGAGCCTCGAGATCGAGGCGCAGGTCATGACGTCCCGTCTCGGCGCGGCGTCGCACCCGAAGCTCACCTTCGAACGCCAGGAAATCGTCTCCCTCTGCCGCAGCACCATGTCGGTCGCCGAAGTGGCCGCCATGCTCGGCCTGCACATCGGCGTCGCGCGCGTGCTGGTGGCCGACCTCGCCGAGCTGGGCTACGTCGTCGTCCGCCGGCCGGGGAACCACAACTCGCACGACCTCGGCATGATCGAAAGGGTCATTCGTGGACTCGAAGCCATTCACTGA
- a CDS encoding ABC transporter substrate-binding protein — MTSRSRRLLTALLTLLTLLGVTALSGCSDSSASGDGGKITLGFSAWPGWFPWQVAQEQGLFAKNGVNVDLKWFDNYTDSINALSSGAIDANSQTLNDTLSSASGGAKLSIVLVNDNSTGNDKIIARDGITAVADLKGKKVAVEQGTVDHYLLLLALQEAKLTEKDIQLVNLPTDAAAAAFVGGQVDAVGAFAPFTTKALELPGSRAISSSTEFPGAIPDHLVTSQKLVKEHPKDVQALVNTWFETLTWIKNNKDAAVKIMAERGGVSDADYKTYDAGTTIFTRQQNLDAFTPGVTAQHLDFQANKIVDFIVNTGLAQQRPSLDGLFDDQFVKAAPQ; from the coding sequence GTGACTTCCCGCTCTCGTCGTCTGCTGACGGCGCTCCTGACACTGCTGACCCTTCTCGGGGTCACCGCCCTGTCCGGCTGCAGTGACAGTTCCGCCTCCGGCGACGGCGGCAAGATCACGCTGGGGTTCAGCGCCTGGCCGGGGTGGTTTCCCTGGCAGGTGGCGCAGGAGCAGGGACTGTTCGCCAAGAACGGCGTGAACGTCGACCTCAAGTGGTTCGACAACTACACCGACAGCATCAACGCGCTTTCCAGCGGCGCGATCGACGCCAACAGCCAGACCCTCAACGACACGCTTTCGTCGGCTTCGGGCGGCGCGAAGCTTTCCATCGTGCTGGTGAACGACAACTCGACCGGCAACGACAAGATCATCGCGCGGGACGGCATCACCGCCGTCGCCGACCTCAAGGGCAAGAAGGTCGCCGTCGAGCAGGGCACCGTCGACCACTACCTGCTGCTGCTCGCGCTGCAGGAAGCGAAGCTGACCGAAAAGGACATCCAGCTGGTCAACCTCCCGACCGACGCCGCGGCCGCCGCGTTCGTCGGCGGTCAGGTCGACGCCGTGGGCGCGTTCGCGCCGTTCACCACCAAGGCCCTCGAGCTCCCGGGCAGCCGCGCGATCTCGTCGTCGACGGAGTTCCCCGGCGCCATCCCGGACCACCTGGTCACTTCGCAGAAGCTCGTCAAGGAGCACCCGAAGGACGTCCAGGCGCTGGTCAACACCTGGTTCGAGACGCTGACCTGGATCAAGAACAACAAGGACGCGGCGGTCAAGATCATGGCCGAGCGCGGCGGGGTGTCCGACGCGGACTACAAGACCTACGACGCCGGCACCACGATCTTCACCCGCCAGCAGAACCTCGACGCGTTCACCCCGGGGGTCACCGCGCAGCACCTCGACTTCCAGGCGAACAAGATCGTCGACTTCATCGTGAACACCGGCCTCGCCCAGCAGCGGCCGTCGCTCGACGGCCTGTTCGACGACCAGTTCGTGAAGGCCGCGCCGCAGTGA
- a CDS encoding GTP-binding protein: protein MDSKPFTEPAARPPAPVKIVIAGGFGVGKTTAVSSISEIKPLTTEAAITSVAANVDRTGHVPAKTTTTVALDFGCITIDDEVKLYLFGTPGQDRFGFMWQDLVQGALGALVIVDTRRMDDCYPAVDYFENAGLPFVVAVNMFDGALGHNLEDIRWALAVSEDVPLITFDARQKLSVRDALLAVLHNTFKRARAQAGAGA, encoded by the coding sequence GTGGACTCGAAGCCATTCACTGAACCGGCCGCCCGCCCACCCGCCCCGGTCAAGATCGTCATCGCGGGCGGCTTCGGCGTCGGCAAGACGACGGCCGTGTCGTCGATCTCCGAGATCAAGCCCCTGACGACCGAAGCGGCGATCACGTCGGTGGCCGCGAACGTCGACCGCACGGGCCACGTCCCGGCCAAGACCACGACGACGGTCGCCCTCGACTTCGGCTGCATCACGATCGACGACGAGGTGAAGCTCTACCTGTTCGGCACACCCGGCCAGGACCGCTTCGGCTTCATGTGGCAGGACCTGGTCCAGGGCGCGCTGGGCGCGCTGGTGATCGTGGACACCCGCCGCATGGACGACTGCTACCCGGCAGTCGACTACTTCGAGAACGCCGGCCTCCCGTTCGTGGTCGCGGTCAACATGTTCGACGGCGCGCTCGGCCACAACCTGGAGGACATCCGCTGGGCGCTCGCCGTCAGCGAGGACGTCCCCCTGATCACGTTCGACGCCCGGCAGAAGCTCTCGGTGCGCGACGCCCTGCTGGCGGTCCTGCACAACACGTTCAAACGAGCCCGAGCCCAGGCTGGTGCGGGAGCCTGA